A genomic stretch from Schistosoma haematobium chromosome 2, whole genome shotgun sequence includes:
- the CEP19 gene encoding Centrosomal protein of 19 kDa (EggNog:ENOG410VAR4~COG:S) has protein sequence MSSAITMQRCGISINSESLVLIYERGLKTRKRRIRISMPQNSSVIETFKALRANERHKQFINLIPKTQLLRLLTIFKDLCSGMNLEDSLNRRKETDPIRSDEDSNSVDYNVLEGKKTVMNNLSERNEMLPTKHDFTYDEEMDLPEEQIESYSWDSDECEF, from the exons ATGAGTTCTGCAATAACAATGCAACGTTGCGGGATAAGTATCAATTCAGAGTCTCTAGTATTGATCTATGAAAGAGGCCTGAAAACGAGAAAAAGGAGAATTCGAATTTCTATGCCTCAAAATTCATCGGTCATTGAGACATTTAAGGCATTGCGAGCGAACGAGCGTCATAAACAGTTCATAAATCTTATTCCTAAGACACAGCTTTTACGACTATTGACGATTTTCAAAGATTTGTGTAGCGGAATGAATCTTGAAGACTCTTTGAACAGAAGAAAAGAAACGGATCCTATTCGAAGTGATGAAGACTCTAACAGTGTTGATTATAATGTCTTGGAAGG AAAGAAAACTGTTATGAATAATTTGTCCGAACGGAACGAAATGCTGCCCACAAAACACGATTTCACTTATGATGAAGAAATGGACCTTCCTGAGGAACAAATTGAATCTTATTCATGGGATTCTGATGAATGTGAATTTTAA
- a CDS encoding hypothetical protein (EggNog:ENOG410WIVY~COG:T): protein MPRKYYARLCTLQKWENYSGYGFSLQATKGKVGHYISEVDQQSPAFAAGLRDGDYVVEVNGVNIVPNQHQEVVQCILKNPSKVSLLVLDPESKAYFENNSINVSKFMVDIEKVYCPAVNPFTSGQKVNGHNELISDDSFLSSESEKNKVGTSDEMTIQSSSYPSSMVSLSQHNNSLTSIRNSSPAYSYKSRNDKINGALSVQDTPISIESKKSVQRNNHQSIISDIDSDIISNRSTVNGGRRRNQRKDFLSFNARAKIVNEL, encoded by the exons ATGCCTAGAAAGTATTATGCTAGACTATGCACTCTTCAGAAGTGGGAAAATTATTCAGGTTATGGATTTAGCCTACAGGCGACGAAGGGCAAGGTCGGACACTATATAAGTGAGGTCGATCAACAATCTCCTGCATTTGCGGCTGGTCTTAGAGATGGTGATTACGTAGTAGAAGTAAATGGCGTTAATATTG TACCTAACCAACATCAAGAGGTAGTACAATGTATTTTGAAAAATCCATCAAAAGTCTCCCTTCTTGTACTCGATCCAGAATCAAAAGCTTATTTCgaaaataattcaattaatgTCAGTAAATTTATGGTAGATATTGAGAAAGTCTATTGTCCAGCAGTTAATCCAT TTACATCTGGTCAAAAGGTGAATGGACATAATGAGCTG ATTTCAGATGACAGTTTTTTATCAAGTGaatcagaaaaaaataaagttGGAACCAGTGACGAGATGACCATTCAATCATCCAGTTATCCATCATCTATGGTTTCATTATCacaacataataattcactgacAAGTATTCGTAATAGTTCACCAGCATATAGTTATAAGTCAAGAAATGATAAGATAAATGGTGCTTTATCCGTTCAAGATACTCCCATCTCTATCGAATCTAAGAAGTCTGTTCAACGGAACAatcatcaatcaattataaGTGATATTGATTCGGATATAATTAGTAATAGATCAACAGTAAATGGAGGACGTCGACGAAATCAACGAAAAGATTTTCTAAGTTTTAATGCACGTGCAAAAATAGTGAATGAATTGTAA
- a CDS encoding hypothetical protein (EggNog:ENOG410WIVY~COG:T), giving the protein MPRKYYARLCTLQKWENYSGYGFSLQATKGKVGHYISEVDQQSPAFAAGLRDGDYVVEVNGVNIVPNQHQEVVQCILKNPSKVSLLVLDPESKAYFENNSINVSKFMVDIEKVYCPAVNPFTSGQKVNGHNELGHNSI; this is encoded by the exons ATGCCTAGAAAGTATTATGCTAGACTATGCACTCTTCAGAAGTGGGAAAATTATTCAGGTTATGGATTTAGCCTACAGGCGACGAAGGGCAAGGTCGGACACTATATAAGTGAGGTCGATCAACAATCTCCTGCATTTGCGGCTGGTCTTAGAGATGGTGATTACGTAGTAGAAGTAAATGGCGTTAATATTG TACCTAACCAACATCAAGAGGTAGTACAATGTATTTTGAAAAATCCATCAAAAGTCTCCCTTCTTGTACTCGATCCAGAATCAAAAGCTTATTTCgaaaataattcaattaatgTCAGTAAATTTATGGTAGATATTGAGAAAGTCTATTGTCCAGCAGTTAATCCAT TTACATCTGGTCAAAAGGTGAATGGACATAATGAGCTG GGTCACAATAGCATATAG